A stretch of Paenibacillus mucilaginosus 3016 DNA encodes these proteins:
- the mfd gene encoding transcription-repair coupling factor: protein MQALIQAFSADNDFKSVVSGIRSGMREQLIAGLTGSSRQVMLASLFEELQQPLFVVTHNMFAAQKMFEDLAELLPPEKVLLFPAQELLAAEAAIASPEMLAQRIDALARLAAGFRGLVVVPYAGMRRLLPDQASIAAAQMTVSVGETLELDQLVVRLVELGYERVERVERKGEMSVRGGILDLFPLTSPHPFRIELFDVEVDSIRSFDASDQRSIDKVQTLLIPPCREIVVDRKRLQSAAQQVHELLQEQIGKMTDRSAKDKLLEGIGHEIELLREGHSFQGMFKYVSLLFPDRQTLLDYMPGDTILLVDEPARLLETAKQLEKDEAEWMTNSLQEGKSLPSLVLSKPYETLLHRKPYPTLYMSLFLRQVPQTTPQNIVNFMCRVMQSFHGQMNLLKSEMERWKKAGAHVIMLASGSDRVERMKRVLADYDIEAPQIESGSLQTGFELPGIHLVVITEGEMFTQKQRKARKVDKKIENAERIKNYQELKVGDYVVHVNHGIGKFVGIGTLEVGGIHKDYLHIMYAGGDKLSVPIDQIDQVQKYVGAEEGKEPKIYKLGGTDWNRVKSKARASVQDIADDLIKLYAERQATVGYAFNGDSNYQQEFEGMFPYEETTDQLRAIEEIKKDMEKPRPMDRLLCGDVGYGKTEVAIRAAFKAAIDGKQVAVLVPTTILAQQHYETFRERFSGYPFNIQVLSRFRSKKEQTDTMKGVKAGTVDVVIGTHRLLSKDVQFKDLGLLIVDEEQRFGVSHKEKLKRLKTNVDVLTLTATPIPRTLHMSMLGVRDLSVIETPPENRFPVQTYVVEYSTNLVREAIERELAREGQVYYLYNRVQGITQMAEQITALVPEARVTVAHGQMSEQELEKTILDFLDGEYDVLVSTSIIETGVDIPNVNTLVVHDADKMGLSQLYQLRGRVGRSNRIAYAYFTYQRDKVLTEVAEKRLQAIKEFTELGSGFKIAMRDLSIRGAGNLLGAEQSGFIASVGFDLYSQMLGEEISKRKKEMGGEAVQETKAWSTQLDIQLDAYIPGDYIYDSVQKIEIYKKVAGIQTLEEAAELHDELVDRFGDLPEAVHNLLLAARLKVYGAQYAIETISQKGLDYELKIHPDQNGNLDGQKLFELSAEFENRVKLIGGPQIIVELKGKGLTPEQSIETLERFLVQYKRALKSKGELQDVAK from the coding sequence GCTTTTTGAGGAGCTGCAGCAGCCTTTATTTGTCGTGACGCATAACATGTTTGCCGCACAGAAGATGTTCGAGGATCTGGCGGAGCTGCTTCCGCCGGAGAAGGTACTGCTGTTCCCGGCGCAGGAGCTGCTGGCGGCCGAAGCGGCCATCGCCAGTCCCGAGATGCTCGCCCAACGGATCGATGCGCTGGCCCGGCTGGCGGCCGGCTTCCGCGGCCTGGTCGTCGTGCCCTACGCGGGCATGCGCCGGCTGCTGCCGGATCAGGCATCCATCGCCGCCGCACAGATGACCGTAAGCGTGGGGGAGACCCTGGAGCTCGATCAGCTGGTGGTCCGCCTGGTGGAGCTGGGCTATGAACGGGTGGAGCGCGTGGAGCGCAAAGGTGAGATGAGCGTACGGGGCGGGATTCTCGATCTGTTCCCGCTGACCTCCCCGCATCCGTTCCGGATCGAGCTCTTCGATGTGGAAGTCGACTCGATCCGTTCGTTTGACGCCAGCGATCAGCGGTCGATCGATAAGGTGCAGACCTTGTTGATTCCTCCGTGCCGCGAGATCGTAGTGGACCGCAAGCGGTTACAATCCGCTGCACAGCAGGTGCATGAGCTGCTGCAGGAGCAGATCGGCAAGATGACCGACCGCAGTGCCAAAGATAAGCTGCTTGAAGGCATCGGCCATGAGATCGAACTGCTGCGGGAAGGGCACTCGTTCCAGGGCATGTTCAAGTATGTATCGCTTCTGTTCCCGGACCGGCAGACGCTGCTGGATTACATGCCGGGGGATACGATCCTGCTCGTAGATGAACCGGCCCGTCTGCTGGAGACGGCCAAGCAGCTGGAGAAGGACGAAGCGGAGTGGATGACCAATTCGCTGCAGGAGGGCAAGAGCCTGCCGTCCCTCGTTCTGTCGAAGCCGTATGAGACCCTGCTGCACCGCAAACCGTATCCGACGCTGTATATGTCGCTCTTCCTGCGGCAGGTGCCGCAGACGACGCCGCAGAATATCGTCAACTTTATGTGCCGGGTCATGCAGAGCTTCCACGGCCAGATGAACCTGCTCAAGAGCGAGATGGAGCGGTGGAAGAAGGCCGGGGCCCATGTCATCATGCTGGCCAGCGGGTCGGATCGCGTGGAGCGGATGAAGCGGGTGCTGGCGGACTACGATATCGAGGCGCCGCAGATCGAGAGCGGCTCACTTCAGACCGGCTTCGAGCTGCCGGGCATTCATCTGGTCGTCATCACCGAAGGCGAGATGTTCACCCAGAAGCAGCGCAAGGCGCGCAAGGTGGACAAGAAGATCGAGAACGCCGAGCGGATCAAGAACTACCAGGAGCTGAAGGTCGGCGACTATGTCGTTCACGTCAACCACGGGATCGGGAAGTTCGTCGGCATCGGGACACTTGAGGTAGGCGGCATTCATAAAGATTATCTTCACATCATGTACGCCGGCGGCGACAAGCTGTCGGTGCCGATCGATCAGATCGATCAGGTTCAGAAGTACGTAGGCGCGGAAGAAGGCAAGGAGCCCAAGATCTACAAGCTGGGCGGCACAGACTGGAACCGCGTCAAAAGCAAAGCGAGAGCTTCCGTTCAGGACATTGCCGACGATCTCATCAAGCTTTATGCGGAGCGGCAGGCGACGGTCGGGTATGCTTTCAACGGCGACAGCAACTACCAGCAGGAGTTCGAAGGCATGTTCCCTTACGAGGAAACAACGGACCAGCTGCGCGCCATTGAAGAGATCAAGAAGGATATGGAGAAGCCGCGTCCGATGGATCGTCTGCTCTGCGGCGACGTGGGCTACGGGAAGACGGAAGTGGCCATCCGCGCCGCCTTCAAGGCCGCGATCGACGGGAAGCAGGTCGCGGTGCTCGTGCCGACAACCATCCTGGCGCAGCAGCACTACGAGACGTTCCGCGAGCGCTTCTCCGGCTATCCGTTCAATATTCAGGTGCTGAGCCGCTTCCGTTCCAAGAAGGAACAGACGGATACGATGAAGGGCGTTAAGGCCGGCACGGTCGACGTGGTTATCGGTACTCACCGGCTGCTGTCCAAGGACGTGCAGTTCAAGGATTTGGGACTGCTGATCGTCGATGAAGAGCAGCGCTTCGGGGTATCCCATAAAGAGAAGCTGAAGCGCCTGAAGACGAACGTGGACGTGCTGACGCTGACGGCTACGCCGATCCCGCGGACGCTGCATATGTCGATGCTCGGTGTGCGCGACCTCTCCGTCATTGAGACACCGCCTGAGAACCGCTTCCCGGTTCAGACGTATGTCGTGGAGTACAGCACGAATCTCGTGCGCGAAGCGATCGAGCGGGAGCTGGCCCGGGAGGGGCAGGTGTACTACCTGTACAACCGGGTGCAGGGCATTACCCAGATGGCCGAGCAGATCACGGCGCTCGTGCCGGAAGCCAGAGTGACGGTGGCCCATGGCCAGATGTCCGAGCAGGAGCTCGAGAAGACGATTCTCGACTTCCTCGACGGGGAGTACGATGTGTTGGTGTCGACCAGCATTATCGAAACCGGCGTGGACATTCCGAACGTGAACACGCTGGTCGTCCATGATGCCGACAAGATGGGGCTGTCCCAGCTTTATCAGCTGAGAGGACGGGTCGGACGGTCCAACCGGATCGCCTACGCTTACTTTACGTATCAGCGGGATAAGGTGCTCACCGAGGTGGCCGAGAAGCGTCTGCAGGCCATCAAGGAGTTTACAGAACTTGGATCAGGGTTTAAAATTGCCATGAGAGACTTGTCCATCCGCGGGGCGGGCAACCTGCTTGGGGCTGAGCAGAGCGGCTTTATTGCCTCCGTCGGATTCGACCTGTACTCCCAGATGCTTGGTGAAGAGATCAGCAAGCGCAAGAAGGAGATGGGCGGCGAGGCCGTGCAGGAGACCAAGGCCTGGTCGACCCAGCTGGACATCCAGCTTGACGCTTATATCCCGGGCGATTACATCTATGACAGCGTGCAGAAGATCGAGATTTACAAGAAGGTGGCGGGCATCCAGACGCTCGAAGAGGCGGCGGAGCTGCACGACGAGCTTGTCGACCGGTTCGGCGACCTGCCGGAAGCGGTGCATAACCTGCTGCTTGCGGCCAGGCTGAAGGTATACGGAGCACAGTATGCAATCGAGACCATTTCGCAGAAGGGGCTGGATTACGAGCTGAAGATCCATCCCGATCAGAACGGCAATCTCGACGGACAGAAGCTGTTCGAATTGTCGGCTGAGTTCGAGAACCGGGTGAAGCTGATCGGCGGTCCGCAAATCATCGTTGAACTGAAGGGCAAGGGTTTGACCCCGGAACAATCCATCGAAACCCTCGAGAGGTTCCTGGTACAGTACAAGCGTGCGCTCAAATCGAAGGGAGAACTGCAAGATGTTGCAAAATAA